The DNA region CACATTGCCTACTGAAACATATAACACATCAATATACAGGCAGATTTGTACAACAAATTCTGGCAAAAACTCTGTTCCTTCCTGGTTAATTAAGAAGAAATGTAAAAGCAACAATTTAGCAGAATCAGAAGTGATCAGAGAACCTTAACTAAGGGAACCCTAGCAATAACTCAATCCAAAGGGCATTAGAAGAAATAACATCATTCACCTGAGAACTGTCTAAATCTCCTATAGTTTGGAGACACTAGAAAGCTTTCAGTTCTGCTAACACAAGGAATGAAGACACTTACCATATTGAGGGCAATTACTTGGGCTATGTGTTGTAAATCTTTTTTACCACCTCCCACAAGGTCTTTGTGCCTTAATACAAATACGGCAACTGATCCAACCTGAATCATTATAGCTCAtcagaaataaaagataatatagaAAAGAGTAACATGCCAGTTTTCTACCTTCTCTATATGGCCATTTTCAAATCAAGATAAGCATTTGGGAGAGATGGGtgttgtgaaaaaaataaataagaaaaagggTTCAGGGGAAGGAGAATAAAGGGCTAGAAGGCCAGAAGGGTGCTCCCTTCAGCTTCTTCAATAATCATCCCATTGTGTCAAGTTGTCAACTATATTATTTTACCCTAACCTTTTAAGGTGGAGATAGAGTTGAAGGTTCTTGGAAATAAAGAGGGAGATATTATGAAAGGGACATCCACGTTCAGAACTAAGCATGTAAATTCAGTCAAAACTACAAATTGGATTGCCTaccttttagtttcattttaggtcatatatgtaaatataagtATAGCAATAAGCACACACATAAGGCAGATGGTAGGGCAAATTagtgacaaataaaataatgaaataacttACTAGTCCAAAAATTGCTCCTGATGCACCTACAGCAGGCATTCTGCAGAACCAATAACTCGTAGCAGAACctgattttctaaaaattatggAATTACAATACTTGGAGGTAAGCAATATCATTGGCTATGGTAGAGAGAATAGGAGCAGTTACTTGCAATTGCAGAGATAAAGTAAACTGCAAGAAATCTCCGAGGGCCACTGAAGCTCTCCACAGTAGGACCAACTGAGTTCAAGGAATAACAATTTACCTGCAGAGAATTTGTAGTAATTTAAGATCTAAGCAAACCAGGCATAACAAAACAAACTTCAAACAATTAACTAGAATCCGACCAAAAGGTGTCCGATGTTGGCATGCAAAAAGGAAGACGTGGCAAGTCTCCAAAGTTGTCCTTTGTCAATTAGACTATTTATCTGTTAACATACAGAGTATACAAGTAAAGACTCCACAACATTTCGGACATGTATTCAGATTCTTAATTCCAAAGTTACCTTTGCTCCCCACAATAATAGCTTGCCTTGGGTTGCAAGTTGTGCAATATAAAATCTGTGCATGTAATTAGTAAATAATAAGCCATCTTACCAAGTTGTATATAAATTTGCAAAAACATCAGCTAGTAAAAGTAGAAACAGCAACATAAAGAACCAAAAACGACTGTACACTTTACAGGCTTACAGCAAAATGCAGACATCCAAGTCATAAACATGGTATGCTAATTTACTCACAAAACATTGGCAGCAAGGAGAATTTCTGTCCATTTCCTTCCATTAAATGGATCTTTTCCAGACATCTTGGAGTTGGACATCCCAGCCTTTCCATAGCGGCGGCCTCCATCTCCTCCCCCATTAAAGAAAGAGAAACTAGTTGACCATGAGGAAGTCAAATCACCGGTTGACAGTTGAAGATAGTTCAACCCATTGAGTTGAAAGCATCTTTGACACCACTTATCGTTCAATCTAAAAATGTGAGTTAAAGGAGCGAGTTTCTGTTCAGCAAAGGGGACAACGGAGTCAGGGAATACTACCGCAACATCAAAAGAAGAGACCCCATGCTCAAATTCATACAACACAACAACCTTATTCTACTAGGTGAAGTTGACTACATGAATCACACGATGTCATTAGGCTCAGTTAAAAACCAAATTCTGATCATTATGGAGGTAATATTTAAAGATCGCTTTATATCTTAAGTCAACATTACTTATTCTATGCAACATTAACAGTTGTGGACCCCTTTCTGGGCTTGTCACATGGCCTGAGGCCCACATGTATACATGGCTGCTTCACTTGCCAAACTACTAACATATAAGGCATTTCATGCCTACAGGTAatctaagttttattttgacacATCTTATACACTCTCTGGCTTTAGCATCAGAGTGCTTGTGTAGGTGATTGCAGGTTCCGCTCCGTACCTCGTTGGAGACAGCTGCTGCTTGCCGGAATTCTCACCGGAATCCTCTATGCATCCATTATTGttgatctttctttttttttcttgggttAAGAAAAGTTTGGGTGAGTTGGGTCTTGGGACTCACCAGGGCCAGGGCCAGGACAGACTTCAAGTCTCAAAGAGCACTTACAAAGGTGCTTATAGATTACCCACCAACAAGTTCCTTACATCCACAGCGGCAATCGAACCCACCTCCTTTTGGAATATGAGTGTGTTCTTTACCAACTGGACCAACCTTTGTTGATCTTCCTCTACTCCTTGAGTTCAGACCATTACAATATCCaaattcatacaaaccaaaaaatataaaaaagaagactGACAAGCCACAAGAGAAAGCCTCATCAACCAGAATGGAGCAAGTTCAAACAAGTGATAAAAAATTGAGTACACATCTTAAACACCATAACCTATTTCATATTCCCATCATCAATCAGTATTCAAAGTAGCATGAATCCAGTAACAAGAAGATCAACTACGTCACATGATCATAACAAGCGAAATTCTACAAAATAATAAACCCTTTTTAAACGACATGGTACTTGTGACCTCCATTTCAATCAGTTCCCATAAGATAaatgaggaaaagaaaaataacttgaAAATGTGAACCAAACCTAAGTTCCAAATTTTGCAATTAAGTGGAATAgacaaatgaaaattgaaaagggACCTTGAAACAGGAGTGAAGAAGAACCCCAAGGCGGAGATGGTGGGTCGCGCGGCGGCGGAGAAGGTGGCCGAAGTGGAGGGACGCGGCGGTGGCGATGAGATCAAGTGGGTAAGGTGCCGTCTTGCAAACTGGTGACAGAAATGGCTGAGGCACATTCAATCCTACTACCATTCTCTTCTCTTCACACTTACACACAACAACTTTTCCACAGAGAAGACTCGAGTATTTATGTTTACTTGtgccattttcttctctttttttcctttatttttttttctacttaagattttaataaaaaaatacccatAAATGTTAGAAGTTAGTATTCTTAGCTTTTGTTAGAAAAAATTCCTGTAAACTTTTTCTACTTCCTTTGCCCTTAAACTAACTTGTATTTCCTGAATTTAATAAAGGTTTACTTACAAACCATAGAGTTTTGCTTACATTTTTGTGAGaagttttcaaataaataaactttaCAAGCAAATAATATCcaacggaaaaaaaaaaacctaaaaaacgTGGGGATATATGCCCTATATGCATGAATGATCTTATCATTTCATTTCATACAATATAGAAAAcaatctaataaatatttatgcgCGGCATAAAATGCGCAGTGTAGTTTTTCATATGCATACTCACAAATTATATGatggattttttctttttgccttTTATCTTGGCTgcataattttattgaaatcaTAATTTGCATAAATGCCCCAAAGAAATATGGGGTATCTTCATATTAGCAAAGGAATTACCGCAAACATTCACATTCAAGAGATTTATGGGCACAGAAAGTAAAAAGCTATGTATTTATATAGATAAGAGAGAGGGAGagtaaagaataaataaaaatcgaTCAGGACACAAGTGAAGATCTCATTTTGAAATGTAGTTCTTCACcaaga from Glycine soja cultivar W05 chromosome 8, ASM419377v2, whole genome shotgun sequence includes:
- the LOC114422239 gene encoding RHOMBOID-like protein 10, chloroplastic isoform X3, translating into MCLSHFCHQFARRHLTHLISSPPPRPSTSATFSAAARPTISALGFFFTPVSRFYIAQLATQGKLLLWGAKINSLIDKGQLWRLATSSFLHANIGHLLVNCYSLNSVGPTVESFSGPRRFLAVYFISAIASSATSYWFCRMPAVGASGAIFGLVGSVAVFVLRHKDLVGGGKKDLQHIAQVIALNMVIGLLSTGIDNWGHLGGLVGGVAASWFIGPAWKHESTSSDGRRLFIDTAPMYKLFKIKRVPKQWK
- the LOC114422239 gene encoding RHOMBOID-like protein 10, chloroplastic isoform X1, encoding MVVGLNVPQPFLSPVCKTAPYPLDLIATAASLHFGHLLRRRATHHLRLGVLLHSCFKKLAPLTHIFRLNDKWCQRCFQLNGLNYLQLSTGDLTSSWSTSFSFFNGGGDGGRRYGKAGMSNSKMSGKDPFNGRKWTEILLAANVLFYIAQLATQGKLLLWGAKINSLIDKGQLWRLATSSFLHANIGHLLVNCYSLNSVGPTVESFSGPRRFLAVYFISAIASSATSYWFCRMPAVGASGAIFGLVGSVAVFVLRHKDLVGGGKKDLQHIAQVIALNMVIGLLSTGIDNWGHLGGLVGGVAASWFIGPAWKHESTSSDGRRLFIDTAPMYKLFKIKRVPKQWK
- the LOC114422239 gene encoding RHOMBOID-like protein 10, chloroplastic isoform X2 is translated as MVVGLNVPQPFLSPVCKTAPYPLDLIATAASLHFGHLLRRRATHHLRLGVLLHSCFKKLAPLTHIFRLNDKWCQRCFQLNGLNYLQLSTGDLTSSWSTSFSFFNGGGDGGRRYGKAGMSNSKMSGKDPFNGRKWTEILLAANVLFYIAQLATQGKLLLWGAKVNCYSLNSVGPTVESFSGPRRFLAVYFISAIASSATSYWFCRMPAVGASGAIFGLVGSVAVFVLRHKDLVGGGKKDLQHIAQVIALNMVIGLLSTGIDNWGHLGGLVGGVAASWFIGPAWKHESTSSDGRRLFIDTAPMYKLFKIKRVPKQWK